The following proteins are encoded in a genomic region of Bombus pyrosoma isolate SC7728 linkage group LG1, ASM1482585v1, whole genome shotgun sequence:
- the LOC122570346 gene encoding homeobox protein six1-like: MPDSSDQLSSPNSECNSQIGGMHRNASTGQFDDSSMPGLALTHHSHSQNLTTASNGSLQYPQELTTCSSANTSTNIGNIGGLSLGITASNYTPDQISCMCKALSQRQDIEKLTRLLWSLPPGELLRRDENVLIARATVAFHRGAYHELYSILESHPFSPDRHPELQQMWFKSHYSEAEKIRGRPLGAVDKYRLRKKYPLPKTIWDGEEVVYCFKERSRNALKQCYMRTKYPLSEEKKNLAKETGLTLTQVANWFKNRRQRDRTPQTRTDMLPLNCQNNAGNVIGSSVSNGESIQSLQSIDSNGTNLAMSPLSTMSMSPVAVNPCSPMGMSPMAPRHPRYATPMVSSSVHTTHPHSGGLSPMNDVKALCYGRGICETGKDAEQSSVYYSSHSSMHHQYYQQTHHQMMSSAHHYQHHQQGMPTGYEITLPPPQHST; this comes from the exons ATGCCCGATAGCTCGGACCAACTGTCGTCGCCGAACAGCGAGTGTAACAGCCAGATCGGTGGCATGCACCGAAACGCGTCCACCGGACAGTTTGACGACTCGTCGATGCCCGGGCTCGCGTTAACGCATCATTCGCATTCGCAAAACCTGACGACGGCATCGAACGGTAGTCTGCAATACCCTCAAGAGTTGACCACTTGCAGTTCCGCGAATACGTCTACCAATATCGGAAACATCGGCGGACTTTCTCTGGGAATTACGGCCAGTAACTATACGCCGGATCAGATATCTTGTATGTGCAAGGCGTTATCGCAGAGACAGGATATCGAGAAGCTCACGAG GCTCCTATGGTCTTTGCCGCCCGGCGAATTGCTTCGTCGCGACGAGAACGTGTTGATAGCGAGAGCTACGGTGGCCTTTCATCGAGGCGCTTACCACGAGCTCTACTCGATCCTGGAGAGTCATCCGTTTTCACCCGATCGACACCCGGAGCTGCAGCAGATGTGGTTCAAGTCGCATTACAGCGAGGCAGAGAAGATCCGCGGCAGACCGCTCGGCGCGGTCGACAAGTATCGGCTGCGCAAGAAGTATCCGTTGCCGAAGACGATTTGGGACGGCGAGGAGGTGGTGTACTGCTTCAAGGAGCGATCGAGAAACGCGTTGAAACAGTGCTACATGAGAACCAAGTACCCGCTTTCcgaggagaagaagaatctGGCGAAGGAGACCGGCTTGACCTTGACTCAGGTGGCCAACTGGTTCAAGAATCGACGGCAGAGGGATCGTACGCCGCAAACGAGAAC GGATATGCTGCCGTTAAATTGCCAGAATAACGCTGGCAACGTGATCGGCAGTTCGGTGAGCAACGGAGAAAGCATTCAGTCGTTGCAGAGCATCGATTCGAACGGCACGAATCTAGCGATGTCGCCGCTCTCGACGATGAGCATGTCGCCGGTCGCCGTGAACCCGTGCAGCCCGATGGGTATGAGCCCCATGGCTCCCCGTCATCCCAGATACGCGACACCGATGGTCTCGTCTTCCGTGCACACCACGCACCCTCACAGCGGCGGTCTCAGTCCCATGAACGACGTGAAAGCGCTGTGCTACGGACGTGGAATCTGCGAAACCG GTAAGGACGCGGAACAGAGCTCGGTCTATTACTCGAGTCATTCGAGCATGCATCATCAGTATTATCAGCAAACGCATCATCAGATGATGTCCAGCGCTCATCACTACCAGCACCATCAACAGGGCATGCCGACCGGATACGAAATTACGCTTCCGCCCCCTCAGCACTCGACGTGA